In Priestia megaterium NBRC 15308 = ATCC 14581, the following proteins share a genomic window:
- a CDS encoding chitobiase/beta-hexosaminidase C-terminal domain-containing protein, producing MNNTSIQKVLSFITVGVLILAFLPFNILAAKEENNYRNVKKPTSSVLSGTYYLEQKVELKTNTPGAETYYTLDGSTPTTKSTQYTNPIIINNDTVLKAISIRGNAKNKNQKNHSNLAIFTYSFESRESIATQFLSFTYKTMPYRLYVPKDYDSTKSYPLVLFLHGGGERGNDNTKQLLGNDGAIVWASPENQRKHPAFILAPQARNVPSGGFTVTRDDNNKVDLAKVFQTSEDLKTAYEILQSVRKSYNIDRNRLYSTGLSQGGFGTFNLNIEHPDLFAAMVPIAGGANPAKAHFLINKPIWAFHAEDDSIIPVAYSRNIISAIKKSGGHPLYTEYPKELEYDHASWVSAYQNQKMIDWMFQQVKQTN from the coding sequence GTGAACAATACGTCAATACAAAAAGTTCTAAGCTTTATTACTGTAGGAGTTCTTATTCTAGCTTTCCTTCCTTTCAATATTCTTGCAGCAAAAGAAGAAAATAATTATAGAAACGTAAAAAAACCAACCTCTTCAGTTTTATCAGGTACCTATTATTTGGAGCAGAAGGTTGAATTAAAGACAAACACGCCAGGTGCGGAAACTTACTATACACTTGACGGGAGCACTCCGACTACTAAAAGCACTCAGTATACAAACCCGATTATTATTAATAACGATACGGTGCTTAAAGCAATTTCCATAAGAGGAAACGCGAAAAATAAAAATCAAAAGAATCATAGTAATCTAGCTATATTTACTTATTCATTTGAAAGTAGAGAATCTATAGCTACTCAATTTTTATCATTCACTTATAAAACAATGCCCTACCGACTTTATGTGCCTAAAGACTATGATTCTACAAAATCATATCCCTTGGTGCTATTCTTACATGGAGGTGGTGAACGAGGAAATGATAATACAAAACAGCTTCTTGGCAACGACGGGGCTATCGTTTGGGCTTCACCAGAAAATCAACGAAAGCATCCCGCTTTTATTTTAGCTCCTCAAGCTCGTAATGTACCAAGCGGAGGCTTCACCGTTACAAGAGACGATAACAACAAAGTCGACTTAGCAAAAGTGTTCCAAACATCAGAAGATTTAAAAACGGCTTATGAAATTTTACAAAGTGTAAGAAAATCCTACAATATAGATCGTAATCGCCTTTATTCTACAGGATTATCTCAGGGAGGATTTGGCACATTTAACTTAAATATAGAACACCCTGATTTGTTTGCTGCTATGGTGCCGATAGCGGGAGGAGCCAATCCAGCTAAAGCGCACTTTCTTATCAACAAACCAATATGGGCATTTCATGCTGAAGACGATTCTATCATTCCTGTGGCCTATTCAAGGAATATAATAAGTGCTATAAAAAAATCTGGAGGGCATCCGCTATATACGGAATATCCTAAAGAGTTAGAGTATGATCATGCTTCGTGGGTTTCTGCGTATCAAAATCAGAAAATGATTGATTGGATGTTTCAGCAGGTGAAGCAAACAAATTAG
- a CDS encoding cytochrome c oxidase subunit II — protein MHISKLIILSVFITIFLAGCDSRYLILNPQGAVAQKEYQLIIFSIILCTIVVIPVLGLLVYIVLRYRDKPGNKALYRPDWDDSKRLEFIWWGIPIIIIGILGFATAKTTYDLVDPPKKDVKPLTIEVTSLDWKWLFQYPDQDIATVNYVEIPKGVPVQFVLTSDAPMNSFWVPQLGGQLYTMPGMAMGLWLQADHKGEYFGSGANFTGEGFAHMNFKVKSTSTKEFNQWVKQVKETSPALTKADYSNLAQQGLSLEKSYSTIPKGLFQEIVIKNGGQYYSQHHHMKNEDMKIMNVASEKQVHAQHEHQEGGN, from the coding sequence ATGCATATTAGCAAGTTAATCATTCTCTCCGTATTCATTACAATTTTTTTAGCAGGATGTGATAGTCGTTATTTGATTTTAAATCCGCAGGGGGCGGTGGCTCAAAAAGAATACCAGTTAATTATTTTTTCCATAATTTTATGCACAATTGTCGTTATTCCTGTTTTAGGTCTGCTTGTGTATATCGTTTTACGCTACCGTGATAAGCCTGGAAACAAGGCTCTGTATCGGCCAGACTGGGACGATAGCAAGCGTCTTGAATTTATTTGGTGGGGCATCCCCATTATTATTATCGGCATTTTAGGTTTTGCTACGGCCAAGACGACGTATGACTTAGTAGATCCGCCGAAAAAAGATGTAAAGCCGCTAACAATTGAAGTAACATCTCTTGATTGGAAATGGTTATTTCAATATCCGGATCAAGATATTGCGACAGTCAACTATGTAGAAATTCCAAAAGGTGTGCCTGTTCAATTCGTGCTAACGTCAGATGCACCTATGAATTCTTTTTGGGTACCTCAGCTGGGAGGACAATTATATACCATGCCGGGAATGGCAATGGGGCTGTGGCTGCAAGCTGATCACAAGGGAGAATACTTTGGTTCGGGTGCTAATTTTACGGGTGAAGGGTTCGCTCATATGAACTTTAAAGTTAAATCTACATCGACAAAAGAATTTAATCAATGGGTAAAGCAAGTGAAAGAAACATCACCAGCTTTAACAAAAGCTGATTATAGCAACCTTGCCCAACAAGGTCTTTCTCTAGAAAAATCGTATTCTACCATTCCTAAAGGCTTATTCCAAGAAATTGTCATTAAAAACGGCGGTCAATATTATAGTCAGCATCATCATATGAAAAATGAAGACATGAAGATTATGAATGTGGCTTCTGAAAAACAAGTACATGCACAGCACGAGCACCAGGAAGGAGGAAACTAA
- the qoxB gene encoding cytochrome aa3 quinol oxidase subunit I encodes MLDKLKDFLSHFFVTGEPMIYGADVAILLTLAGIIFVLTYLKKWKWLWREWLTTVDHKKIGIMYMLSSLLMLFRGGVDALLMRMQLAFPQWHFLDSNHYNEIFTTHGTIMILFMAMPLMFAFFNIVVPLQIGARDVAYPFLNAVSFWLFFFGAMLFNLSFVIGGSPDAGWLSYPPLSGMQFSPGPGQDFYIWGIQISGIGSLASGINFIMTILKMRAPGMKLMHMPLFTWSVLASCIIIIFAFPVLTVTLALLFIDRFFDGHLFTMTGGGNPMMYINLIWMWGHPEVYIVVLPAFGIFSEIVATFSQKKIFGYKSMVFSMMIISVLSYFTWVHHFFTMGAGANVNVFFAITTMAIGIPTGVKVFNWLFTMFRGRIQMTQPMLWTIAFIPCFVVGGATGVMLSAAPADYQYHNSYFLVAHFHQVLIGGVVFGFFAGLYYWWPKMFGFKLDDRLGKWAFWTWNIGFYVCFMPQYALGFMGMTRRIYTYDFDMGWGPLNVISTVGAFFMGIGFIFQAWQILHGIKYGERDVTGDPWNGRTLEWSIPSPPPHYNFAVIPTVTGQDAWWTIKKERKKKKAKETATFSPIHMPKNSGIPFIMSVFWFIAGFGLTFHWVWMAIFGLTGVGACLLARSFQYNSDYYIPVDEIRHTEDSVGRVG; translated from the coding sequence TTGTTAGACAAATTAAAAGATTTTTTATCTCATTTTTTTGTGACAGGGGAGCCGATGATTTACGGAGCCGATGTCGCCATTTTGTTAACACTAGCCGGTATTATTTTTGTTCTTACTTATCTTAAAAAGTGGAAGTGGCTATGGCGTGAGTGGCTCACAACGGTGGATCATAAGAAAATTGGAATCATGTATATGCTTTCTTCATTGTTAATGCTGTTTCGAGGCGGAGTAGATGCATTATTAATGCGTATGCAGCTAGCGTTTCCCCAGTGGCATTTTCTAGATTCTAATCATTACAACGAAATTTTCACTACGCACGGAACCATTATGATTCTATTTATGGCAATGCCGCTTATGTTTGCGTTCTTTAATATTGTTGTGCCGCTTCAAATTGGAGCAAGAGATGTCGCCTATCCTTTTTTAAACGCGGTAAGCTTTTGGCTATTTTTCTTTGGCGCCATGCTTTTCAATTTGTCGTTTGTAATCGGAGGCTCGCCAGATGCAGGGTGGCTAAGTTATCCGCCGCTTTCTGGCATGCAGTTCAGTCCTGGACCAGGTCAAGATTTTTATATTTGGGGCATTCAAATATCAGGTATTGGCAGCTTGGCTTCTGGAATTAATTTCATTATGACCATTTTAAAAATGCGTGCGCCCGGTATGAAACTTATGCATATGCCGCTATTCACGTGGTCCGTTCTAGCAAGCTGTATTATTATCATTTTCGCGTTTCCTGTATTAACTGTAACGCTTGCTTTATTGTTTATTGACCGGTTCTTTGACGGACACTTATTTACCATGACCGGCGGAGGAAATCCAATGATGTACATTAACTTAATTTGGATGTGGGGACATCCTGAAGTGTATATCGTTGTACTTCCTGCATTCGGCATTTTTTCTGAAATCGTTGCAACGTTTTCTCAAAAGAAGATATTTGGCTATAAGTCTATGGTTTTTTCAATGATGATTATTAGCGTTCTATCGTATTTCACATGGGTACATCATTTCTTTACGATGGGTGCAGGTGCTAATGTGAATGTGTTTTTTGCTATTACGACGATGGCTATCGGAATTCCAACGGGCGTTAAAGTGTTCAACTGGTTATTTACGATGTTCCGCGGCCGTATTCAAATGACGCAGCCAATGCTATGGACAATTGCTTTTATCCCGTGCTTTGTTGTGGGAGGAGCAACGGGTGTTATGCTTTCAGCAGCTCCCGCGGACTATCAGTATCATAATAGCTACTTTTTAGTTGCACACTTTCACCAAGTGTTAATCGGAGGCGTTGTATTCGGCTTTTTTGCAGGTTTGTACTATTGGTGGCCAAAAATGTTTGGCTTTAAACTAGATGACCGTCTTGGTAAATGGGCGTTTTGGACGTGGAATATTGGTTTTTACGTATGCTTCATGCCTCAATACGCATTAGGGTTTATGGGAATGACGCGCCGTATTTATACGTACGACTTTGACATGGGATGGGGACCGCTGAACGTTATCTCTACAGTCGGAGCTTTCTTTATGGGCATAGGGTTTATCTTTCAAGCATGGCAGATTCTTCATGGCATTAAGTACGGAGAACGAGATGTAACAGGGGATCCTTGGAATGGACGTACATTAGAATGGTCCATCCCTTCACCGCCGCCGCACTACAATTTTGCAGTGATTCCAACAGTAACGGGGCAAGATGCGTGGTGGACAATAAAAAAAGAAAGAAAAAAGAAAAAAGCGAAGGAAACAGCTACTTTCTCTCCGATTCATATGCCTAAGAATTCAGGTATTCCATTTATCATGTCGGTTTTCTGGTTCATTGCTGGTTTTGGCTTAACGTTCCACTGGGTGTGGATGGCGATATTCGGTTTGACAGGAGTCGGAGCTTGTTTACTAGCTCGTTCTTTTCAATACAACTCGGACTATTATATTCCGGTGGATGAAATTCGACATACAGAAGATTCAGTAGGGAGGGTTGGCTGA
- the cyoC gene encoding cytochrome o ubiquinol oxidase subunit III — protein MAYATAHHEEHHDEHDEGIKVMGFWLFLVTDCILFGALFATYAVLVNHTAGGLTGKEFFEVPGFVSETFILLTSSFTSGLAVLSMHKGKIKPLIGWLIVTLLLGMCFVGLEIHEFQTMVHEGATISISAFFTAFYTLVSTHGLHVSVGIIWMISITIQLKRYGITSVTKRKVTIISLYWHFLDAVWIFLYTVVYLMGVM, from the coding sequence ATGGCATATGCGACAGCGCACCACGAAGAACATCATGATGAACATGATGAAGGAATCAAAGTTATGGGTTTTTGGCTTTTCCTCGTAACGGACTGCATCTTATTTGGAGCATTATTTGCTACGTATGCCGTTCTTGTTAATCATACTGCGGGAGGCCTTACAGGAAAGGAATTTTTTGAAGTTCCAGGATTTGTTTCTGAAACGTTTATCTTATTAACGAGCAGCTTTACGAGCGGATTAGCTGTGCTGAGCATGCACAAGGGAAAAATAAAGCCTTTAATTGGCTGGCTAATCGTAACTCTGCTTTTAGGTATGTGCTTTGTTGGCCTTGAAATTCATGAATTTCAAACAATGGTTCATGAAGGAGCAACCATTTCCATCAGCGCATTTTTTACAGCTTTCTATACGCTGGTTAGTACGCACGGGCTGCACGTTTCTGTCGGCATCATTTGGATGATTTCAATTACGATCCAATTAAAACGATACGGAATTACCTCTGTAACAAAGCGAAAAGTGACGATTATCAGCTTATACTGGCATTTTCTTGATGCCGTCTGGATCTTCCTTTACACGGTTGTGTATTTAATGGGGGTGATGTAG
- the cyoD gene encoding cytochrome o ubiquinol oxidase subunit IV has translation MENHGSLKAYTIGFIFSIILTVIPLLLVLNHVLAKNILLASILGMAVLQFFVQLFFFMHIKDGEKPRYNVMALILGIVFVITIVAGSIWIMTFNSQVQ, from the coding sequence ATGGAGAACCACGGGTCGTTAAAAGCTTATACAATAGGATTTATTTTCTCGATTATTTTAACCGTTATTCCTCTGCTGCTGGTATTAAACCACGTACTGGCTAAAAATATATTACTAGCTAGCATTCTAGGAATGGCCGTGCTTCAATTTTTTGTTCAATTGTTTTTCTTTATGCATATTAAAGACGGAGAAAAGCCCCGTTATAATGTGATGGCTTTAATACTCGGAATCGTTTTTGTTATTACAATTGTAGCAGGATCTATTTGGATCATGACTTTTAACTCTCAAGTTCAATAA
- a CDS encoding universal stress protein — MNMAYRNILVAVDGSVEAEWAFKKAVNSAKKNNAHLIICHVIDIQALSPSPYAFYTDTRFQDAEKFAEELLTNYSNLAIKAGVTKVETLIEHGSPKTKISKKIAPDKHVDLIVCGATGLNAVERILIGSVSQHILRYAKCDVLIVRTPKEAEEESKPLQVELTE, encoded by the coding sequence ATGAATATGGCTTATCGTAACATCCTCGTAGCAGTAGACGGTTCTGTAGAAGCGGAGTGGGCATTCAAAAAAGCAGTTAACAGTGCGAAAAAAAATAACGCTCATTTGATAATTTGTCACGTTATCGATATACAGGCGCTAAGTCCATCACCTTATGCATTCTATACGGATACACGCTTTCAAGACGCAGAGAAATTTGCTGAAGAACTTTTAACCAACTATAGTAACCTAGCCATTAAGGCTGGAGTAACGAAAGTCGAAACATTAATTGAACATGGTTCTCCTAAAACAAAAATATCTAAAAAAATTGCTCCCGATAAGCACGTTGATTTAATTGTATGCGGTGCAACGGGGTTAAACGCAGTAGAGCGCATTTTAATTGGAAGCGTATCTCAGCATATTTTACGCTATGCCAAATGTGATGTGTTAATCGTTCGCACTCCTAAAGAAGCCGAAGAAGAATCAAAGCCTTTACAAGTGGAACTAACAGAGTAG
- a CDS encoding SDR family oxidoreductase, which produces MSKLNNPLTQYFHEDYPKQYQEPPGVQKEMNVIPDCGENSYIGAGKLKGRKALVTGGDSGIGRAAAIAYAREGADVALNYLPQEQADAEEVKKLIEAEGRKAVLIPGDVGEESFCKELVEKAYKELDGLDVLALVAGKQQAVEDLADLETDQLRKTFEVNVFSLYWTVKAALPYLPAGASIITTSSVQGYSPSPNLLDYAATKFAINGFTRGLAKQLAPKGIRVNSVAPGPIWTPLQISGGQPSDAIPGFGQDTPLQRAGQPVELANVYVFLASTDASYVTAQVYGITGGIELA; this is translated from the coding sequence ATGTCAAAACTAAATAATCCATTAACTCAATATTTCCATGAAGACTATCCAAAGCAGTATCAAGAACCGCCTGGTGTACAAAAAGAAATGAACGTCATCCCGGACTGCGGGGAGAACAGTTACATAGGTGCAGGTAAATTAAAAGGCAGAAAAGCTCTTGTGACAGGCGGAGATTCAGGTATTGGCCGAGCAGCAGCTATCGCTTACGCAAGAGAAGGAGCGGACGTTGCGCTTAATTACTTGCCACAAGAGCAAGCGGATGCAGAAGAAGTAAAAAAGCTTATTGAAGCAGAAGGAAGAAAAGCAGTACTCATACCTGGTGATGTAGGCGAAGAATCTTTTTGCAAGGAGCTAGTAGAAAAAGCTTATAAAGAATTAGATGGATTAGACGTTTTAGCACTCGTAGCAGGTAAACAGCAGGCAGTAGAAGATCTTGCTGATTTAGAAACGGACCAGCTGCGCAAAACCTTTGAAGTAAATGTATTCTCTTTATATTGGACCGTAAAAGCAGCGCTGCCTTATTTACCAGCAGGTGCTTCGATTATTACCACAAGTTCTGTACAAGGCTATAGCCCAAGTCCTAATCTATTAGATTATGCAGCTACAAAGTTTGCCATTAACGGATTCACTCGCGGACTAGCCAAGCAACTAGCTCCAAAAGGTATTCGCGTCAACTCAGTTGCTCCAGGACCTATCTGGACGCCGCTGCAAATTTCTGGAGGGCAGCCAAGCGATGCTATTCCAGGCTTTGGACAAGATACACCTCTACAGCGTGCTGGTCAGCCGGTAGAGTTAGCAAATGTATACGTATTTTTAGCTTCAACGGATGCAAGCTATGTAACAGCTCAAGTTTACGGAATTACAGGCGGAATAGAACTAGCTTAA